One window from the genome of Synergistaceae bacterium encodes:
- a CDS encoding TRAP transporter small permease, translated as MQNGVGLNDSAGALGSAWLRRLERISAWGACILLAINVGDIIIGVMCRYVFKSSLIWTEEAARFSLVWMVMVGALGAALRGDHMVIDFVVPHLPAPLRRLIEWGRFVLSLSVFLLMIYVGTVNAFQMKGMRTIALG; from the coding sequence ATGCAAAACGGCGTCGGTTTAAACGATAGCGCAGGTGCCCTTGGCTCTGCTTGGCTCCGAAGGCTTGAGCGGATCAGTGCTTGGGGCGCCTGCATACTTCTGGCGATAAACGTCGGCGATATCATCATCGGAGTGATGTGCCGCTACGTTTTCAAGAGCTCTCTTATATGGACCGAGGAGGCGGCTCGCTTCTCCCTGGTGTGGATGGTGATGGTCGGTGCCCTTGGAGCGGCCCTGAGGGGGGATCACATGGTGATCGACTTCGTGGTTCCGCACCTTCCGGCGCCGCTTCGCCGCCTGATCGAGTGGGGGCGCTTCGTACTCTCCCTGTCCGTCTTCTTGCTGATGATATACGTCGGGACGGTGAACGCGTTTCAGATGAAGGGGATGAGGACGATAGCCCTGGGC
- the dctP gene encoding TRAP transporter substrate-binding protein DctP has protein sequence MVSPMKCFKLFALAAVLGFCALVLPVGSEAAVEVKMSYNGPADEENNAVHLFASNFKRLVEEGTGGEVIIELFPDSQLGNEEERMELLLKQGMNLPIMNVASFAGVAPVFPEIYASAVPFMFDSFKAAHFFFDESQFWNDAKEEFHARTGAYLVEAVEEGGFLAFTNNVREIRRAEDFEGLKFRGMDEGQVILYKSFGASGTPVPWTELYLALKTSVVDGQMNPAMYIKMGSLQEVQKYLTLANIQYSDQFLVINGDLMDSLPEEHRVVVLDAAKKANVLNREAMAIQDQKDIDFLVERGMIACYPNDEEMETFRSAGQPAYVEWLKETVGEDWLEKSLQCARRANEKAKE, from the coding sequence ATGGTGAGCCCGATGAAGTGCTTCAAGTTGTTTGCTCTTGCGGCGGTGTTGGGGTTTTGCGCCCTTGTCCTACCGGTCGGCTCGGAGGCGGCGGTTGAGGTAAAGATGTCCTACAACGGCCCCGCTGACGAGGAGAACAACGCTGTGCACCTGTTCGCCTCGAACTTCAAGAGACTGGTGGAGGAGGGGACGGGCGGCGAGGTGATCATCGAACTCTTCCCTGACAGCCAGTTGGGGAACGAGGAGGAGCGGATGGAGCTTCTGCTTAAGCAGGGGATGAACCTCCCGATCATGAACGTGGCCTCCTTCGCCGGTGTCGCACCGGTCTTCCCCGAGATCTACGCCTCCGCGGTCCCCTTCATGTTCGACAGCTTCAAGGCGGCGCACTTCTTCTTCGACGAGAGCCAGTTCTGGAACGACGCGAAGGAGGAGTTCCACGCCCGCACCGGGGCCTACCTGGTCGAGGCGGTCGAGGAGGGCGGGTTCCTTGCCTTCACCAATAACGTCAGGGAGATCAGGAGGGCGGAGGACTTCGAGGGACTGAAGTTCCGCGGCATGGACGAGGGACAGGTGATACTCTACAAGTCCTTCGGCGCAAGCGGCACACCTGTCCCGTGGACAGAGCTCTACCTGGCGCTTAAGACCAGCGTAGTGGACGGTCAGATGAATCCGGCGATGTACATCAAGATGGGCAGCCTCCAAGAGGTCCAAAAATACCTGACCCTTGCGAACATCCAGTACTCGGACCAGTTCCTGGTGATCAACGGGGACCTGATGGACTCTTTGCCGGAAGAGCACAGGGTCGTCGTCCTTGACGCGGCGAAGAAGGCCAACGTCCTCAACCGCGAGGCAATGGCCATACAGGACCAGAAGGACATCGACTTCCTGGTGGAGAGGGGCATGATAGCCTGTTACCCGAACGACGAGGAGATGGAGACCTTCCGAAGCGCCGGACAGCCCGCCTACGTCGAGTGGCTCAAGGAGACGGTCGGCGAGGATTGGCTGGAGAAGTCGCTCCAGTGCGCAAGACGAGCCAACGAGAAGGCGAAAGAGTAG
- a CDS encoding DUF3536 domain-containing protein, translating into MKTERRTGVIFLNRFICLHGHFYQPPRENPWIGEIEIQESAAPWHDWNERIAEECYGPNAAARLFDDQGWIRSIVNNYSRISFNFGPTLLSWMEQKRPEYYRCILEADRLGARRFSGHGPAIAQAYNHMIMPLANKRDKITQVHWGLEDFRRRFGRDPEGLWLPETAVDSETLDILTENGIRFVILAPRQADSVRSGRSSSWIGVAGERVDTSRPYVCSLSSGREIAVFFYHGALAQKVAFGDALRNGGDFARMLIDSVCGGGSADPRLVSVATDGETFGHHHKYGDMALAYCLDTIERSREAALTVYGEFLEFYPPMEEVRIVENSSWSCVHGVGRWKEDCGCSAHSRPGWNQSWRAPLRAAMDGLRDSAATLFERDSAGLFPDPWGARNRYIDVFFDRSRSSPAGFVEGEAGRALSHDERVKGLRLMELQLNLNLMYTSCGWFFDDISGIENIQVMAYAARALELCGYLFPGEDLWTPFMDSLERAPSNIAELENGRRVFEVFVTPSMSNLLRAGAHYAFSSLFSRTEGEVKLDREDSFYTYRIPYCSMRRVKTDGRVYVIGDLAVRSELTLDEKELFVAALHVGGRKALCGVAEKSAFAEDGFAERLEDSLREGNERTLVEVFGHNTFSFRHLFKDDQQRILNRIISADVEEVVSSLRRTVSGYSDLLFYLTDIGMPIPDVLRSAAEVVLNDDLRHDFEAEQPDIKLIEKKISGGTRLGIHVDSAFVRHSGMSLLKRLFDSLERSPLDELALRRIMELLLFFRDQGLEMDLWDAQNKFARIIVENGDLSCCGGLYDALGEMLRIRRTGVGADFPDRAALRTDRRHQGG; encoded by the coding sequence ATGAAAACAGAGAGAAGGACGGGAGTGATCTTCTTGAACCGCTTCATATGTCTTCACGGTCATTTCTACCAGCCCCCGAGGGAGAACCCGTGGATCGGAGAGATCGAGATCCAGGAGTCGGCCGCTCCGTGGCACGACTGGAACGAGCGCATCGCGGAGGAGTGCTACGGTCCGAACGCGGCGGCCCGGCTTTTCGACGACCAGGGCTGGATCAGGAGCATAGTGAACAACTACTCCAGGATCAGCTTCAACTTCGGCCCCACTCTGCTGTCATGGATGGAGCAGAAACGCCCCGAGTACTACCGGTGCATCCTGGAGGCCGACAGGCTCGGCGCAAGGCGCTTTTCCGGTCACGGACCGGCGATCGCGCAGGCCTACAACCACATGATCATGCCCCTTGCCAACAAGAGGGACAAGATCACTCAAGTCCACTGGGGGTTGGAGGACTTCAGGAGGCGCTTCGGACGTGATCCGGAGGGCCTGTGGCTCCCGGAGACGGCGGTCGACTCCGAGACGCTCGATATCTTGACGGAGAACGGAATCAGGTTCGTAATACTCGCGCCTCGGCAGGCCGACTCGGTGCGCTCCGGCCGATCCTCGTCGTGGATCGGCGTCGCGGGGGAGAGGGTGGACACCAGTCGACCCTATGTATGCTCCCTTTCGTCGGGGCGGGAGATCGCGGTATTTTTCTACCACGGCGCCCTCGCGCAGAAGGTCGCGTTCGGCGACGCGCTCAGGAACGGCGGCGACTTTGCGAGGATGCTGATCGACTCCGTGTGTGGAGGCGGCTCGGCAGACCCGCGACTCGTCTCCGTGGCGACGGACGGAGAGACCTTCGGGCACCATCATAAGTACGGGGACATGGCCCTGGCCTACTGCCTGGACACGATAGAGAGATCCAGGGAGGCGGCTCTGACCGTCTACGGAGAGTTCCTGGAGTTCTACCCGCCCATGGAGGAGGTAAGAATCGTCGAGAACTCCTCGTGGAGCTGCGTTCACGGAGTCGGCAGGTGGAAGGAGGACTGCGGCTGCTCGGCTCACTCCCGCCCCGGCTGGAACCAGAGCTGGCGAGCGCCTCTCCGGGCGGCCATGGACGGGCTGAGGGATTCGGCCGCGACTCTGTTTGAGAGGGATTCGGCCGGGCTGTTCCCCGACCCGTGGGGAGCGCGCAACAGGTACATCGACGTCTTCTTCGACCGGTCGAGGTCGTCGCCCGCGGGCTTCGTAGAGGGGGAGGCCGGGAGGGCTCTATCGCACGACGAGAGGGTCAAGGGGCTTCGGCTGATGGAGCTTCAGCTCAACCTGAACCTTATGTATACCAGCTGCGGCTGGTTCTTCGACGACATATCGGGCATCGAGAACATCCAGGTGATGGCCTACGCGGCAAGGGCCCTGGAGCTTTGCGGATACCTCTTCCCCGGCGAGGACCTGTGGACGCCCTTCATGGACTCGCTGGAGCGGGCGCCGAGCAACATCGCCGAGCTGGAGAACGGCAGGAGGGTCTTCGAGGTATTCGTGACTCCGTCCATGTCGAACCTCCTGCGAGCCGGGGCGCACTACGCCTTCTCCTCTCTCTTCTCCCGCACGGAGGGGGAGGTGAAGTTGGACCGGGAGGACTCGTTCTACACCTACAGAATCCCGTACTGCTCGATGAGGCGGGTGAAGACGGACGGGCGGGTTTACGTAATAGGCGACCTGGCCGTGCGCTCGGAGCTCACCCTCGACGAAAAGGAGCTGTTCGTCGCGGCTCTGCACGTCGGAGGCAGGAAGGCTCTCTGCGGGGTTGCCGAGAAGAGCGCCTTCGCAGAGGATGGCTTCGCCGAGAGGCTTGAGGACTCGCTGAGGGAGGGGAACGAGAGGACGTTGGTCGAGGTCTTCGGGCACAACACCTTCTCCTTCCGTCACCTCTTCAAGGACGATCAGCAGCGCATACTCAACAGGATAATATCAGCCGATGTGGAAGAGGTGGTCTCCTCTTTGAGACGGACGGTCTCCGGCTACTCCGACCTGCTCTTCTACCTCACCGACATCGGCATGCCGATCCCGGACGTGCTCAGGAGCGCGGCGGAGGTGGTGCTAAACGACGATCTGAGGCATGACTTCGAGGCAGAGCAGCCGGACATCAAGCTGATAGAAAAGAAGATCTCCGGGGGGACGCGCCTCGGTATCCATGTCGACTCGGCCTTCGTCAGGCACTCCGGTATGAGCCTGCTGAAGAGGCTCTTCGACTCGCTCGAGCGCTCGCCCCTCGACGAGCTCGCCCTTCGCCGGATAATGGAGCTGCTGCTCTTTTTCAGGGACCAGGGGCTCGAGATGGACCTGTGGGACGCGCAGAACAAGTTTGCCCGCATAATCGTTGAAAACGGGGATCTGTCGTGCTGCGGGGGGCTTTACGATGCCCTGGGAGAGATGCTGAGGATCCGCCGTACGGGAGTGGGGGCCGACTTCCCCGACAGGGCGGCCCTCCGGACGGACAGGCGGCATCAAGGCGGTTAG
- the malQ gene encoding 4-alpha-glucanotransferase — translation MLPVFSLPGRWGIGDLGPEATGFVGFLSRSGQRLWQVLPLSETDGAMGNSPYSSPSAFAGNHLFIPPEALVDRGLLSTGELAGAPVFPEDRVNYDLARDYKGRLLRRAFESFSPVPDYERFLEEHGYWLFDYALYVSIKRRMEGLPWYEWPDGLKRREERALERARTELREEIDFVLFLQFLFFEGMGQLRSECDAKGIELLGDMPIYVNYDSSDVWSNPGLFQLDDDLVPKEVSGVPPDYFSSTGQLWGNPLYDWEEMEKDGFSWWINRLRHSLSMFHTVRIDHFRGLFGYWAVPWGDATAERGAWREARPEGFFRSVAENLPSSSFLAENLGVITPDVTEGMKRGGFPGMAVLLFGFGGDMRDNPHIPHNYVTDLAAYSGTHDNNTALGWYREDATDAERKALARYAGLVPKDKEVPEIVVRMVLSSVAERAVIPLQDYLGLGGEARVNRPATTSGNWEWRAREQFFTEEFSKGIKQLAEIYGRN, via the coding sequence TTGCTCCCGGTATTCTCCCTCCCGGGGAGATGGGGCATAGGGGACCTTGGACCCGAAGCGACGGGGTTCGTCGGCTTTCTCTCTCGCTCGGGGCAGAGGTTATGGCAAGTGTTGCCCCTTTCGGAGACGGACGGCGCGATGGGAAACTCACCGTACAGCTCGCCGTCCGCATTCGCGGGGAATCACCTCTTCATCCCGCCGGAGGCCCTTGTCGACAGGGGACTTCTGTCGACCGGGGAGCTTGCCGGTGCGCCGGTTTTTCCGGAGGACAGGGTGAACTACGACCTTGCGAGGGACTACAAGGGCAGACTGCTTCGCAGGGCCTTCGAGAGCTTCTCGCCAGTGCCCGACTACGAGCGGTTCCTGGAGGAGCACGGCTATTGGCTTTTCGATTATGCCCTGTACGTTTCAATAAAGCGGCGAATGGAAGGATTGCCGTGGTACGAGTGGCCGGACGGGCTGAAACGCAGGGAGGAAAGAGCGTTGGAGAGGGCCCGCACGGAGCTTCGCGAGGAGATCGACTTCGTCCTTTTCTTGCAGTTCCTCTTCTTCGAGGGCATGGGGCAGTTGAGGAGCGAGTGCGACGCGAAGGGGATAGAGCTGCTCGGCGACATGCCGATCTACGTCAACTACGACAGCTCGGACGTCTGGTCGAACCCCGGCCTTTTCCAGCTGGACGACGATCTCGTCCCGAAGGAGGTCTCCGGAGTGCCGCCCGACTACTTCAGCAGCACCGGGCAGCTCTGGGGCAATCCGCTGTATGACTGGGAGGAGATGGAGAAGGACGGCTTCTCATGGTGGATAAATCGACTTAGGCACTCTTTGTCGATGTTCCACACAGTCAGGATAGACCACTTCCGCGGCCTGTTCGGCTACTGGGCCGTGCCGTGGGGGGACGCCACCGCGGAGAGGGGCGCCTGGCGGGAGGCCCGTCCCGAGGGTTTTTTCCGCTCTGTCGCGGAAAACCTGCCGAGTTCCAGCTTCCTGGCGGAGAATTTAGGCGTCATCACGCCCGACGTCACGGAGGGAATGAAGAGGGGCGGCTTCCCCGGCATGGCGGTGCTGCTATTCGGATTCGGCGGGGACATGAGGGACAACCCCCACATACCGCACAACTACGTCACGGACCTCGCCGCCTACAGCGGGACGCATGACAACAACACCGCCCTTGGATGGTACAGGGAGGATGCCACGGACGCCGAGCGCAAGGCCCTCGCCCGTTACGCGGGGCTTGTCCCGAAGGACAAGGAGGTCCCGGAGATAGTCGTCAGAATGGTGCTCTCCTCAGTTGCGGAGCGGGCCGTCATCCCCCTTCAGGACTACCTGGGGCTCGGAGGGGAGGCCAGGGTCAACAGGCCGGCGACGACCTCCGGCAACTGGGAGTGGAGGGCCCGGGAGCAGTTTTTCACTGAAGAGTTCTCCAAGGGGATAAAGCAACTCGCTGAAATATACGGAAGAAACTAG